In one Culex quinquefasciatus strain JHB chromosome 2, VPISU_Cqui_1.0_pri_paternal, whole genome shotgun sequence genomic region, the following are encoded:
- the LOC6044038 gene encoding uncharacterized protein LOC6044038 isoform X1 translates to MATKMNLSFAGCGFLGIYHVGVAVCFKKYAPHLLLHRISGASAGALAACCLLCDMPLGEMTSDFFRVVNEARSHSLGPFSPRFNIQTCLLEGLQKFLPADAHERVNGKLHISLTRVYDGKNVIVSQFHSREDLLQALLCACFIPVFSGILPPRFHGVRYMDGAFSDNLPTLDENTVTVSPFCGESDICPRDNSSQMFHVNWANTSIELSKQNMNRFGRILFPPRPEILSSFCQQGFDDALNFLHRNNLISCTRCLSVQSTFCVSEQPKQLEEQLLEEYDPECSECKDCNEHRQNALDGSMPDTVLTVFQTAVDQANKGLMNWVFKHRGARLLKALSLPATLPADIVCATLTNGVGTDIERRQFQYKVLGNIICPATSPSTVPMNPSCQKCLARRLRALSSGSGTVQIRLNDQEARELVPMVRSLETRLKRLMVATPTIGSGLWSVSKFALKTLNAMLIRVRRGQQIAAKIQCTMAYTEYTTGQGGAQLVSRRVSTRAAGGSLLDVRVDNGSDLVAVVTHGEHDRNRGEGGEDHPDYDTFDNVLQATSHHDSMYAYFYMDDNQKVKVTEIFDMTDDGNPALQTAQERELNQQLEFDNDDWESTATTQPDFLYADSYHSGGDEMIDLDELIADPCLYLNSNHQNFPHYHQQQFRHHHHHHQQLTDGCLQTHHHHHVQIEELPADDAYLQPEADQQQALLSEAAARLLGKAPASAYSIVEM, encoded by the exons GTGAAATGACGTCGGACTTTTTCCGCGTGGTCAACGAAGCCCGCAGCCACTCGCTGGGTCCGTTCAGCCCGCGCTTCAACATCCAAACGTGCCTGCTCGAGGGTCTCCAGAAGTTCCTGCCGGCCGATGCCCACGAGCGCGTCAACGGCAAGCTGCACATCTCGCTGACGCGCGTGTACGACGGCAAGAACGTCATCGTGTCACAGTTCCACAGCCGCGAGGATTTGCTGCAG GCTTTGCTGTGCGCTTGTTTCATTCCGGTGTTTTCGGGGATTTTGCCGCCACGGTTTCACGGCGTGCGGTACATGGACGGAGCATTTTCGGATAATCTGCCGACGCTGGACGAGAATACGGTGACGGTTAGTCCGTTCTGCGGCGAGTCGGACATTTGCCCGCGCGACAACAGCTCGCAGATGTTCCACGTGAACTGGGCTAATACGAGCATTGAGTTGTCCAAGCAGAACATGAACCGGTTTGGGCGGATTTTGTTCCCGCCGCGGCCGGAGATTCTGTCCTCGTTCTGCCAGCAGGGATTCGACGATGCGTTGAACTTTTTGCACCGGAACAATCTGATCAGCTGTACGCGGTGCTTGTCGGTTCAGTCGACGTTCTGCGTGTCGGAACAGCCGAAACAGTTGGAGGAACAGCTGCTGGAGGAGTACGATCCGGAGTGTAGCGAGTGCAAGGACTGTAACGAGCACCGACAGAACGCGCTGGACGGGAGTATGCCCGATACGGTGTTGACCGTGTTCCAGACGGCGGTCGATCAAGCCAACAAAGGACTGATGAACTGGGTGTTCAAACATCGAGGGGCACGACTGTTGAAGGCGCTCTCCCTACCGGCCACACTTCCCGCGGATATCGTTTGCGCCACCCTAACCAA CGGCGTCGGCACGGACATTGAGCGGCGCCAGTTTCAGTACAAAGTGCTGGGCAACATAATCTGTCCGGCGACGTCCCCTTCCACGGTACCGATGAACCCTTCCTGTCAGAAATGTCTCGCTCGAAGACTGCGTGCCCTGTCCAGTGGTTCCGGCACGGTTCAAATACGGTTGAACGATCAGGAGGCACGCGAGCTCGTCCCGATGGTACGCTCGCTCGAAACACGGCTGAAACG ACTGATGGTAGCAACTCCGACGATCGGAAGCGGGCTGTGGTCGGTGAGCAAGTTCGCGCTGAAGACGCTGAACGCGATGTTGATCAGGGTGCGACGGGGTCAGCAG ATCGCCGCCAAAATCCAGTGCACGATGGCGTACACGGAGTACACGACCGGCCAGGGTGGTGCCCAGCTGGTGTCGCGACGGGTCAGCACTCGGGCGGCCGGCGGATCGCTGCTGGACGTCCGGGTCGACAACGGATCGGACCTGGTGGCGGTGGTGACGCACGGCGAGCACGACCGGAACCGCGGCGAAGGCGGTGAAGATCACCCGGACTACGACACGTTCGACAACGTGCTGCAAGCCACGTCCCACCACGACTCGATGTACGCGTACTTTTACATGGACGACAACCAGAAG GTCAAGGTGACGGAAATCTTCGACATGACGGACGACGGCAATCCGGCGTTGCAGACGGCCCAGGAGCGCGAGCTGAACCAGCAGCTGGAGTTCGACAACGATGACTGGGAATCGACGGCCACAACACAGCCAG aCTTCCTCTACGCCGACTCGTACCACAGTGGCGGCGACGAAATGATCGACCTGGACGAGCTGATTGCGGATCCGTGCCTTTACCTCAACAGTAACCACCAGAACTTTCCCCACTATCACCAGCAGCAGTTccggcaccaccaccaccatcaccagCAGCTCACCGACGGTTGTCTGCAGAcgcatcaccaccaccacgtgCAGATCGAGGAGTTACCCGCGGACGATGCGTATCTCCAGCCGGAAGCTGACCAACAGCAGGCCCTGCTTTCGGAAGCCGCTGCACGGTTGCTAGGCAAGGCACCCGCTTCGGCTTACTCGATTGTGGAAATGTAA
- the LOC6044038 gene encoding 1-acylglycerol-3-phosphate O-acyltransferase Pnpla3 isoform X4: MATKMNLSFAGCGFLGIYHVGVAVCFKKYAPHLLLHRISGASAGALAACCLLCDMPLGEMTSDFFRVVNEARSHSLGPFSPRFNIQTCLLEGLQKFLPADAHERVNGKLHISLTRVYDGKNVIVSQFHSREDLLQALLCACFIPVFSGILPPRFHGVRYMDGAFSDNLPTLDENTVTVSPFCGESDICPRDNSSQMFHVNWANTSIELSKQNMNRFGRILFPPRPEILSSFCQQGFDDALNFLHRNNLISCTRCLSVQSTFCVSEQPKQLEEQLLEEYDPECSECKDCNEHRQNALDGSMPDTVLTVFQTAVDQANKGLMNWVFKHRGARLLKALSLPATLPADIVCATLTKLMVATPTIGSGLWSVSKFALKTLNAMLIRVRRGQQIAAKIQCTMAYTEYTTGQGGAQLVSRRVSTRAAGGSLLDVRVDNGSDLVAVVTHGEHDRNRGEGGEDHPDYDTFDNVLQATSHHDSMYAYFYMDDNQKVKVTEIFDMTDDGNPALQTAQERELNQQLEFDNDDWESTATTQPDFLYADSYHSGGDEMIDLDELIADPCLYLNSNHQNFPHYHQQQFRHHHHHHQQLTDGCLQTHHHHHVQIEELPADDAYLQPEADQQQALLSEAAARLLGKAPASAYSIVEM, encoded by the exons GTGAAATGACGTCGGACTTTTTCCGCGTGGTCAACGAAGCCCGCAGCCACTCGCTGGGTCCGTTCAGCCCGCGCTTCAACATCCAAACGTGCCTGCTCGAGGGTCTCCAGAAGTTCCTGCCGGCCGATGCCCACGAGCGCGTCAACGGCAAGCTGCACATCTCGCTGACGCGCGTGTACGACGGCAAGAACGTCATCGTGTCACAGTTCCACAGCCGCGAGGATTTGCTGCAG GCTTTGCTGTGCGCTTGTTTCATTCCGGTGTTTTCGGGGATTTTGCCGCCACGGTTTCACGGCGTGCGGTACATGGACGGAGCATTTTCGGATAATCTGCCGACGCTGGACGAGAATACGGTGACGGTTAGTCCGTTCTGCGGCGAGTCGGACATTTGCCCGCGCGACAACAGCTCGCAGATGTTCCACGTGAACTGGGCTAATACGAGCATTGAGTTGTCCAAGCAGAACATGAACCGGTTTGGGCGGATTTTGTTCCCGCCGCGGCCGGAGATTCTGTCCTCGTTCTGCCAGCAGGGATTCGACGATGCGTTGAACTTTTTGCACCGGAACAATCTGATCAGCTGTACGCGGTGCTTGTCGGTTCAGTCGACGTTCTGCGTGTCGGAACAGCCGAAACAGTTGGAGGAACAGCTGCTGGAGGAGTACGATCCGGAGTGTAGCGAGTGCAAGGACTGTAACGAGCACCGACAGAACGCGCTGGACGGGAGTATGCCCGATACGGTGTTGACCGTGTTCCAGACGGCGGTCGATCAAGCCAACAAAGGACTGATGAACTGGGTGTTCAAACATCGAGGGGCACGACTGTTGAAGGCGCTCTCCCTACCGGCCACACTTCCCGCGGATATCGTTTGCGCCACCCTAACCAA ACTGATGGTAGCAACTCCGACGATCGGAAGCGGGCTGTGGTCGGTGAGCAAGTTCGCGCTGAAGACGCTGAACGCGATGTTGATCAGGGTGCGACGGGGTCAGCAG ATCGCCGCCAAAATCCAGTGCACGATGGCGTACACGGAGTACACGACCGGCCAGGGTGGTGCCCAGCTGGTGTCGCGACGGGTCAGCACTCGGGCGGCCGGCGGATCGCTGCTGGACGTCCGGGTCGACAACGGATCGGACCTGGTGGCGGTGGTGACGCACGGCGAGCACGACCGGAACCGCGGCGAAGGCGGTGAAGATCACCCGGACTACGACACGTTCGACAACGTGCTGCAAGCCACGTCCCACCACGACTCGATGTACGCGTACTTTTACATGGACGACAACCAGAAG GTCAAGGTGACGGAAATCTTCGACATGACGGACGACGGCAATCCGGCGTTGCAGACGGCCCAGGAGCGCGAGCTGAACCAGCAGCTGGAGTTCGACAACGATGACTGGGAATCGACGGCCACAACACAGCCAG aCTTCCTCTACGCCGACTCGTACCACAGTGGCGGCGACGAAATGATCGACCTGGACGAGCTGATTGCGGATCCGTGCCTTTACCTCAACAGTAACCACCAGAACTTTCCCCACTATCACCAGCAGCAGTTccggcaccaccaccaccatcaccagCAGCTCACCGACGGTTGTCTGCAGAcgcatcaccaccaccacgtgCAGATCGAGGAGTTACCCGCGGACGATGCGTATCTCCAGCCGGAAGCTGACCAACAGCAGGCCCTGCTTTCGGAAGCCGCTGCACGGTTGCTAGGCAAGGCACCCGCTTCGGCTTACTCGATTGTGGAAATGTAA
- the LOC6044038 gene encoding 1-acylglycerol-3-phosphate O-acyltransferase Pnpla3 isoform X5, protein MATKMNLSFAGCGFLGIYHVGVAVCFKKYAPHLLLHRISGASAGALAACCLLCDMPLGEMTSDFFRVVNEARSHSLGPFSPRFNIQTCLLEGLQKFLPADAHERVNGKLHISLTRVYDGKNVIVSQFHSREDLLQALLCACFIPVFSGILPPRFHGVRYMDGAFSDNLPTLDENTVTVSPFCGESDICPRDNSSQMFHVNWANTSIELSKQNMNRFGRILFPPRPEILSSFCQQGFDDALNFLHRNNLISCTRCLSVQSTFCVSEQPKQLEEQLLEEYDPECSECKDCNEHRQNALDGSMPDTVLTVFQTAVDQANKGLMNWVFKHRGARLLKALSLPATLPADIVCATLTNGVGTDIERRQFQYKVLGNIICPATSPSTVPMNPSCQKCLARRLRALSSGSGTVQIRLNDQEARELVPMVRSLETRLKRLMVATPTIGSGLWSVSKFALKTLNAMLIRVRRGQQIAAKIQCTMAYTEYTTGQGGAQLVSRRVSTRAAGGSLLDVRVDNGSDLVAVVTHGEHDRNRGEGGEDHPDYDTFDNVLQATSHHDSMYAYFYMDDNQKTSSTPTRTTVAATK, encoded by the exons GTGAAATGACGTCGGACTTTTTCCGCGTGGTCAACGAAGCCCGCAGCCACTCGCTGGGTCCGTTCAGCCCGCGCTTCAACATCCAAACGTGCCTGCTCGAGGGTCTCCAGAAGTTCCTGCCGGCCGATGCCCACGAGCGCGTCAACGGCAAGCTGCACATCTCGCTGACGCGCGTGTACGACGGCAAGAACGTCATCGTGTCACAGTTCCACAGCCGCGAGGATTTGCTGCAG GCTTTGCTGTGCGCTTGTTTCATTCCGGTGTTTTCGGGGATTTTGCCGCCACGGTTTCACGGCGTGCGGTACATGGACGGAGCATTTTCGGATAATCTGCCGACGCTGGACGAGAATACGGTGACGGTTAGTCCGTTCTGCGGCGAGTCGGACATTTGCCCGCGCGACAACAGCTCGCAGATGTTCCACGTGAACTGGGCTAATACGAGCATTGAGTTGTCCAAGCAGAACATGAACCGGTTTGGGCGGATTTTGTTCCCGCCGCGGCCGGAGATTCTGTCCTCGTTCTGCCAGCAGGGATTCGACGATGCGTTGAACTTTTTGCACCGGAACAATCTGATCAGCTGTACGCGGTGCTTGTCGGTTCAGTCGACGTTCTGCGTGTCGGAACAGCCGAAACAGTTGGAGGAACAGCTGCTGGAGGAGTACGATCCGGAGTGTAGCGAGTGCAAGGACTGTAACGAGCACCGACAGAACGCGCTGGACGGGAGTATGCCCGATACGGTGTTGACCGTGTTCCAGACGGCGGTCGATCAAGCCAACAAAGGACTGATGAACTGGGTGTTCAAACATCGAGGGGCACGACTGTTGAAGGCGCTCTCCCTACCGGCCACACTTCCCGCGGATATCGTTTGCGCCACCCTAACCAA CGGCGTCGGCACGGACATTGAGCGGCGCCAGTTTCAGTACAAAGTGCTGGGCAACATAATCTGTCCGGCGACGTCCCCTTCCACGGTACCGATGAACCCTTCCTGTCAGAAATGTCTCGCTCGAAGACTGCGTGCCCTGTCCAGTGGTTCCGGCACGGTTCAAATACGGTTGAACGATCAGGAGGCACGCGAGCTCGTCCCGATGGTACGCTCGCTCGAAACACGGCTGAAACG ACTGATGGTAGCAACTCCGACGATCGGAAGCGGGCTGTGGTCGGTGAGCAAGTTCGCGCTGAAGACGCTGAACGCGATGTTGATCAGGGTGCGACGGGGTCAGCAG ATCGCCGCCAAAATCCAGTGCACGATGGCGTACACGGAGTACACGACCGGCCAGGGTGGTGCCCAGCTGGTGTCGCGACGGGTCAGCACTCGGGCGGCCGGCGGATCGCTGCTGGACGTCCGGGTCGACAACGGATCGGACCTGGTGGCGGTGGTGACGCACGGCGAGCACGACCGGAACCGCGGCGAAGGCGGTGAAGATCACCCGGACTACGACACGTTCGACAACGTGCTGCAAGCCACGTCCCACCACGACTCGATGTACGCGTACTTTTACATGGACGACAACCAGAAG aCTTCCTCTACGCCGACTCGTACCACAGTGGCGGCGACGAAATGA
- the LOC6044038 gene encoding 1-acylglycerol-3-phosphate O-acyltransferase Pnpla3 isoform X3: MATKMNLSFAGCGFLGIYHVGVAVCFKKYAPHLLLHRISGASAGALAACCLLCDMPLGEMTSDFFRVVNEARSHSLGPFSPRFNIQTCLLEGLQKFLPADAHERVNGKLHISLTRVYDGKNVIVSQFHSREDLLQALLCACFIPVFSGILPPRFHGVRYMDGAFSDNLPTLDENTVTVSPFCGESDICPRDNSSQMFHVNWANTSIELSKQNMNRFGRILFPPRPEILSSFCQQGFDDALNFLHRNNLISCTRCLSVQSTFCVSEQPKQLEEQLLEEYDPECSECKDCNEHRQNALDGSMPDTVLTVFQTAVDQANKGLMNWVFKHRGARLLKALSLPATLPADIVCATLTNGVGTDIERRQFQYKVLGNIICPATSPSTVPMNPSCQKCLARRLRALSSGSGTVQIRLNDQEARELVPMVRSLETRLKRLMVATPTIGSGLWSVSKFALKTLNAMLIRVRRGQQIAAKIQCTMAYTEYTTGQGGAQLVSRRVSTRAAGGSLLDVRVDNGSDLVAVVTHGEHDRNRGEGGEDHPDYDTFDNVLQATSHHDSMYAYFYMDDNQKVKVTEIFDMTDDGNPALQTAQERELNQQLEFDNDDWESTATTQPGTPGSLSSDEDEMLMDVDRVLGEHSWVSPLSPQCTSSTPTRTTVAATK; this comes from the exons GTGAAATGACGTCGGACTTTTTCCGCGTGGTCAACGAAGCCCGCAGCCACTCGCTGGGTCCGTTCAGCCCGCGCTTCAACATCCAAACGTGCCTGCTCGAGGGTCTCCAGAAGTTCCTGCCGGCCGATGCCCACGAGCGCGTCAACGGCAAGCTGCACATCTCGCTGACGCGCGTGTACGACGGCAAGAACGTCATCGTGTCACAGTTCCACAGCCGCGAGGATTTGCTGCAG GCTTTGCTGTGCGCTTGTTTCATTCCGGTGTTTTCGGGGATTTTGCCGCCACGGTTTCACGGCGTGCGGTACATGGACGGAGCATTTTCGGATAATCTGCCGACGCTGGACGAGAATACGGTGACGGTTAGTCCGTTCTGCGGCGAGTCGGACATTTGCCCGCGCGACAACAGCTCGCAGATGTTCCACGTGAACTGGGCTAATACGAGCATTGAGTTGTCCAAGCAGAACATGAACCGGTTTGGGCGGATTTTGTTCCCGCCGCGGCCGGAGATTCTGTCCTCGTTCTGCCAGCAGGGATTCGACGATGCGTTGAACTTTTTGCACCGGAACAATCTGATCAGCTGTACGCGGTGCTTGTCGGTTCAGTCGACGTTCTGCGTGTCGGAACAGCCGAAACAGTTGGAGGAACAGCTGCTGGAGGAGTACGATCCGGAGTGTAGCGAGTGCAAGGACTGTAACGAGCACCGACAGAACGCGCTGGACGGGAGTATGCCCGATACGGTGTTGACCGTGTTCCAGACGGCGGTCGATCAAGCCAACAAAGGACTGATGAACTGGGTGTTCAAACATCGAGGGGCACGACTGTTGAAGGCGCTCTCCCTACCGGCCACACTTCCCGCGGATATCGTTTGCGCCACCCTAACCAA CGGCGTCGGCACGGACATTGAGCGGCGCCAGTTTCAGTACAAAGTGCTGGGCAACATAATCTGTCCGGCGACGTCCCCTTCCACGGTACCGATGAACCCTTCCTGTCAGAAATGTCTCGCTCGAAGACTGCGTGCCCTGTCCAGTGGTTCCGGCACGGTTCAAATACGGTTGAACGATCAGGAGGCACGCGAGCTCGTCCCGATGGTACGCTCGCTCGAAACACGGCTGAAACG ACTGATGGTAGCAACTCCGACGATCGGAAGCGGGCTGTGGTCGGTGAGCAAGTTCGCGCTGAAGACGCTGAACGCGATGTTGATCAGGGTGCGACGGGGTCAGCAG ATCGCCGCCAAAATCCAGTGCACGATGGCGTACACGGAGTACACGACCGGCCAGGGTGGTGCCCAGCTGGTGTCGCGACGGGTCAGCACTCGGGCGGCCGGCGGATCGCTGCTGGACGTCCGGGTCGACAACGGATCGGACCTGGTGGCGGTGGTGACGCACGGCGAGCACGACCGGAACCGCGGCGAAGGCGGTGAAGATCACCCGGACTACGACACGTTCGACAACGTGCTGCAAGCCACGTCCCACCACGACTCGATGTACGCGTACTTTTACATGGACGACAACCAGAAG GTCAAGGTGACGGAAATCTTCGACATGACGGACGACGGCAATCCGGCGTTGCAGACGGCCCAGGAGCGCGAGCTGAACCAGCAGCTGGAGTTCGACAACGATGACTGGGAATCGACGGCCACAACACAGCCAGGTACGCCGGGCTCCTTGTCGTCGGATGAGGATGAGATGTTGATGGATGTGGATCGGGTGCTCGGAGAGCACAGTTGGGTTTCGCCGTTGAGTCCGCAGTGT aCTTCCTCTACGCCGACTCGTACCACAGTGGCGGCGACGAAATGA
- the LOC6044038 gene encoding 1-acylglycerol-3-phosphate O-acyltransferase Pnpla3 isoform X2: MATKMNLSFAGCGFLGIYHVGVAVCFKKYAPHLLLHRISGASAGALAACCLLCDMPLGEMTSDFFRVVNEARSHSLGPFSPRFNIQTCLLEGLQKFLPADAHERVNGKLHISLTRVYDGKNVIVSQFHSREDLLQALLCACFIPVFSGILPPRFHGVRYMDGAFSDNLPTLDENTVTVSPFCGESDICPRDNSSQMFHVNWANTSIELSKQNMNRFGRILFPPRPEILSSFCQQGFDDALNFLHRNNLISCTRCLSVQSTFCVSEQPKQLEEQLLEEYDPECSECKDCNEHRQNALDGSMPDTVLTVFQTAVDQANKGLMNWVFKHRGARLLKALSLPATLPADIVCATLTNGVGTDIERRQFQYKVLGNIICPATSPSTVPMNPSCQKCLARRLRALSSGSGTVQIRLNDQEARELVPMVRSLETRLKRLMVATPTIGSGLWSVSKFALKTLNAMLIRVRRGQQIAAKIQCTMAYTEYTTGQGGAQLVSRRVSTRAAGGSLLDVRVDNGSDLVAVVTHGEHDRNRGEGGEDHPDYDTFDNVLQATSHHDSMYAYFYMDDNQKVKVTEIFDMTDDGNPALQTAQERELNQQLEFDNDDWESTATTQPGTPGSLSSDEDEMLMDVDRVLGEHSWVSPLSPQCILIYNLRVATYNQINAAGLQPIEN, encoded by the exons GTGAAATGACGTCGGACTTTTTCCGCGTGGTCAACGAAGCCCGCAGCCACTCGCTGGGTCCGTTCAGCCCGCGCTTCAACATCCAAACGTGCCTGCTCGAGGGTCTCCAGAAGTTCCTGCCGGCCGATGCCCACGAGCGCGTCAACGGCAAGCTGCACATCTCGCTGACGCGCGTGTACGACGGCAAGAACGTCATCGTGTCACAGTTCCACAGCCGCGAGGATTTGCTGCAG GCTTTGCTGTGCGCTTGTTTCATTCCGGTGTTTTCGGGGATTTTGCCGCCACGGTTTCACGGCGTGCGGTACATGGACGGAGCATTTTCGGATAATCTGCCGACGCTGGACGAGAATACGGTGACGGTTAGTCCGTTCTGCGGCGAGTCGGACATTTGCCCGCGCGACAACAGCTCGCAGATGTTCCACGTGAACTGGGCTAATACGAGCATTGAGTTGTCCAAGCAGAACATGAACCGGTTTGGGCGGATTTTGTTCCCGCCGCGGCCGGAGATTCTGTCCTCGTTCTGCCAGCAGGGATTCGACGATGCGTTGAACTTTTTGCACCGGAACAATCTGATCAGCTGTACGCGGTGCTTGTCGGTTCAGTCGACGTTCTGCGTGTCGGAACAGCCGAAACAGTTGGAGGAACAGCTGCTGGAGGAGTACGATCCGGAGTGTAGCGAGTGCAAGGACTGTAACGAGCACCGACAGAACGCGCTGGACGGGAGTATGCCCGATACGGTGTTGACCGTGTTCCAGACGGCGGTCGATCAAGCCAACAAAGGACTGATGAACTGGGTGTTCAAACATCGAGGGGCACGACTGTTGAAGGCGCTCTCCCTACCGGCCACACTTCCCGCGGATATCGTTTGCGCCACCCTAACCAA CGGCGTCGGCACGGACATTGAGCGGCGCCAGTTTCAGTACAAAGTGCTGGGCAACATAATCTGTCCGGCGACGTCCCCTTCCACGGTACCGATGAACCCTTCCTGTCAGAAATGTCTCGCTCGAAGACTGCGTGCCCTGTCCAGTGGTTCCGGCACGGTTCAAATACGGTTGAACGATCAGGAGGCACGCGAGCTCGTCCCGATGGTACGCTCGCTCGAAACACGGCTGAAACG ACTGATGGTAGCAACTCCGACGATCGGAAGCGGGCTGTGGTCGGTGAGCAAGTTCGCGCTGAAGACGCTGAACGCGATGTTGATCAGGGTGCGACGGGGTCAGCAG ATCGCCGCCAAAATCCAGTGCACGATGGCGTACACGGAGTACACGACCGGCCAGGGTGGTGCCCAGCTGGTGTCGCGACGGGTCAGCACTCGGGCGGCCGGCGGATCGCTGCTGGACGTCCGGGTCGACAACGGATCGGACCTGGTGGCGGTGGTGACGCACGGCGAGCACGACCGGAACCGCGGCGAAGGCGGTGAAGATCACCCGGACTACGACACGTTCGACAACGTGCTGCAAGCCACGTCCCACCACGACTCGATGTACGCGTACTTTTACATGGACGACAACCAGAAG GTCAAGGTGACGGAAATCTTCGACATGACGGACGACGGCAATCCGGCGTTGCAGACGGCCCAGGAGCGCGAGCTGAACCAGCAGCTGGAGTTCGACAACGATGACTGGGAATCGACGGCCACAACACAGCCAGGTACGCCGGGCTCCTTGTCGTCGGATGAGGATGAGATGTTGATGGATGTGGATCGGGTGCTCGGAGAGCACAGTTGGGTTTCGCCGTTGAGTCCGCAGTGT ATTCTAATCTACAATCTACGGGTCGCAACTTATAACCAAATCAATGCCGCCGGTCTACAGCCGATTGAAAATTAA